AAAGTTTAATAAACGAACacgaaataaagagaaaaacatcaacatcattGGATAAAGGTATGAAATTATTTGATCTAGCTAACTGTGTTTGGTCACTGACCAAGATTAATGACTTTCAGTGTGCCGAAGAATTTGTCCTCGAAGTCCAAGTTCTGCGGAGGTGCTTTGCTGCAGTGGTACTTGATGAAGGGAAAGCATCCCGTCCGAAGAATGTGGTAGTTGGCGCCCTGGACTGGCCAGTTGAAGTTTGAGCGTCCAAACTGGTCGTTGTGTATGGCGCTGTAGCGTACACAAAACGACGTCCACGGAGGGAGCTTGCGTTGAGCGAGGTGGCATGTCAAAACCTCGGAGGCTAGGGGACGCGGACCTCTTTTCCGAAATGTGGTTGGAAACAGTATCACTTTTAAGATGATGCTGTGTATTCCCCGCATAATTCTTATcatttcaaaaataaaaacgagaAAATAATATTACAACTCCTTTTATTTAGAAGAGTAAGACACCATGCTCGATTAGATAGATGAATTCCTTTTATGAATAGCCGTAAGTGTGAGGAATACACATCCATGATTGAGTGACATATCAAGCTGACATATCAAGCTGTCATATCACGCAATTATTCTGGTTAGTTTATCAAGAAAGTGTCGCTGAGCTGAATCCTCTATGTTGATTTTGACCACGTCTTCGTTACAGTACAGGCGTTCAGATAATAAACTAAGTGTATTCCTATGTCTTAGCGTTCAGATACCTAATGCTACATTTAGACATAGCATGTATTTGACCGCTGTAAACGTTGCAGTAGTGTTCAGGGCAAAACGGTAAGCCGACTCGCTGTGGcacaaaacattatttatttaattcccCTTGCGTATAAGCGCAGTGTTCACGACTACCTCACATTTAAAAAAGCAGGACTCGACAGTTTAAATATCCAGTAATAATTTAAATACACTCGCTACTTCTCGGCTCACCCTGTCATTGTACCAGCAAACATTTCTGTCCCCCGGAAACAACGGAATTTGTTACAGTTCCGGCTCTAAAAGCCATCAGTTAGACAAACTGAATCACTGACTGACTACAATATCACTGTTTAAATTTGTAAATTAAACTCATTACTTTAAGTTCAATCCACATGACTTCTCTTCTTCATAGATAATGCACAGTCCTATTATTTtacatgtattattatttgtattactatttttaCTTAATTAATTGTGTAATGTTTGGTGTCTTTTCAGTGAATCCACATAATCcacataaaatgtattctgaaaGAAACATAAAAGATGTAGTCAAAAGATGAAGTCAAACAAGTATCTTGAACACATAGAGCTTGACTGGTCTGTTGCTTTAGTCCTGATCGGTGCTGGTCAGACCATCTGTTTGGCCAGTCTTTTCTTGAGTCTTGTTCTGAATGGTAAGACCCAACACAGCCTCGATGTCCTTGATCATGTCCTTCAGAAATGTGGTGAGACAAGCAGAGAAAGTGACGTGGATTTTAATAGCTTAAAGATATTGCTGCATAACAACAATTAATCAGACCTTTAAGGTAAAGGGCAACTGTGAATGTAACATATCCACAGTGGCACTGAAAATACAATATGCCATTCAGCACAACATTGtatgttatactgtatattcataCAGCCACGGAATTCCACCGTCTTGGCTAAGGGCTCCTTCAGCTGTGTTCAATGGCAGAGTATGTGTGCCCCAGAGAAACAGCCGATCATTTAATCCAGAAAGGGGACTGGCCACTGTCCTAAGACCACACTGGCTCAAAAGCTGTCAGTTCTGCATGTAGGAATTCCACACATTTAGTTTTGCCAAGGCAGTATGTGTGAcaagtttgtttttctcagcCCTAAGCTTTTCTGTGACACAAATGGTCACTCTGAAACGATAAACACTGTCTTTCCATGTGACCAGAGTGTGCTTCATCAGCAGGGCatacacaaaatgtatttaaaataaagtaaaagaaaaacccacacacacaacaagcactaacaacaccaaaaagacaaataagaaATGCAATAGCAGGTAATCTTTAGCTCATTGACACGGTACCTTAAAATTGGACACCCCTTGCATGTTTGGGGCGGATATTTCCTGATGAATGACAGACAGGTTGCGAGCAAAGGTCATCAGAGATCCCTGGAGATCCTCACACAGTGTTCTGTTAAtggcacacagaaacaaatg
Above is a genomic segment from Clupea harengus chromosome 3, Ch_v2.0.2, whole genome shotgun sequence containing:
- the c3h15orf61 gene encoding uncharacterized protein C15orf61 homolog; this encodes MIRIMRGIHSIILKVILFPTTFRKRGPRPLASEVLTCHLAQRKLPPWTSFCVRYSAIHNDQFGRSNFNWPVQGANYHILRTGCFPFIKYHCSKAPPQNLDFEDKFFGTLKVINLGLPCLAYGLGSLMMISASETVQTTAGPITVYFLYKEREGAPY